The Gemmatimonadales bacterium genome has a window encoding:
- a CDS encoding cytochrome c-type biogenesis protein CcmH: MSRRSRSLLMVAAALSLTAGRAGAQAGGRARAPAERVTAAPPSVPPSTRSTDSAGRLYAPGMVQSRDRGSVRDNDVTVKEIEGKIHCTCGCNLDVFTCRTTDFNCATSPAMHRQVLARMDSGMTAEQIVTAFEAQYGQAVLMAPPRRGFNWAAYVMPFVGLAAGLGIVILVMRKWIRARPRTPIEGEAVALESPVAGEEIERLKRELERFEA; encoded by the coding sequence ATGTCGCGCAGGTCTCGTAGCCTGCTGATGGTCGCGGCTGCGCTCTCGCTGACGGCGGGACGCGCCGGCGCGCAGGCCGGCGGGCGCGCCAGGGCGCCAGCCGAACGGGTGACTGCTGCCCCACCGTCCGTCCCTCCGTCCACCCGGTCTACGGACTCCGCCGGCCGCCTCTACGCCCCCGGAATGGTACAGTCCCGGGACCGGGGGAGTGTGCGCGACAACGACGTGACGGTGAAGGAGATCGAAGGAAAGATCCACTGCACCTGTGGATGCAACCTCGACGTCTTCACCTGCCGCACGACCGACTTCAACTGCGCGACTTCACCGGCCATGCATCGGCAGGTGCTGGCGCGGATGGACTCGGGAATGACGGCCGAGCAGATCGTGACGGCCTTCGAGGCGCAGTACGGGCAGGCGGTGCTGATGGCGCCGCCCCGGCGCGGTTTCAACTGGGCGGCCTACGTCATGCCGTTCGTGGGGCTGGCGGCCGGGCTCGGAATCGTGATCCTGGTGATGCGGAAGTGGATCCGCGCGCGACCCAGGACCCCGATCGAAGGGGAAGCGGTGGCGCTGGAGTCGCCCGTCGCCGGCGAAGAGATCGAGCGGCTGAAGCGCGAGCTCGAACGGTTCGAGGCGTAG
- a CDS encoding cytochrome c-type biogenesis CcmF C-terminal domain-containing protein: VGSFLLSIFGTFITRSGVISSVHSFTQSSVGYFFLGFLLFAGVAGFSLLYYRWPELEAESKLESMVSREAAFLFNNLIFIVIAFSVFWGTIFPILSEWIKGTKVTVGPPFFNQVNVPLGLLLLLLTGIGPLIAWRHASTANLKRQFLWPTAAMLLTAVGLAAVRMSDGWAIVAYALSAFVTTTVVVEFVRGTGARHRLHGESIPLAFGRLIARNRRRYGGYVVHLGMVMLFAGFAGLAFKSDTEATLKPGESVSVRSPYGHTYKFTHQGVSQYEALNRFVSAASMDVWRGDKYVGVMKSEKRQHMDSMGRPTFEPSTEVAIRSDIREDVYLVYAGSVEGTEEAVYRITINPLVWWVWYGGMVLVIGGLITMWPGGGPTAASLRRAEPAGYVAQVS, encoded by the coding sequence TCGTGGGCTCGTTCCTCCTCTCCATCTTCGGCACCTTCATCACGCGCAGCGGCGTCATCTCGAGCGTGCACAGCTTCACCCAGTCCAGCGTGGGCTACTTCTTCCTCGGCTTCCTTCTCTTCGCGGGCGTGGCGGGCTTCAGCCTCCTCTACTACCGCTGGCCGGAGCTCGAGGCCGAGTCGAAGCTCGAGTCGATGGTGAGCCGCGAGGCGGCGTTCCTCTTCAACAACCTGATCTTCATCGTCATCGCCTTCTCGGTATTCTGGGGGACCATCTTCCCCATCCTCTCCGAGTGGATCAAGGGCACCAAGGTCACCGTGGGGCCGCCGTTCTTCAATCAGGTGAACGTGCCGCTCGGCCTGCTGTTGCTGCTGCTCACCGGGATCGGGCCGCTCATCGCCTGGCGCCACGCTTCCACCGCCAACTTGAAGCGCCAGTTCCTCTGGCCCACCGCCGCGATGCTGCTGACCGCCGTCGGGCTGGCGGCCGTTCGAATGTCCGACGGCTGGGCGATCGTGGCGTACGCGCTCTCCGCGTTCGTCACTACGACGGTCGTGGTGGAGTTCGTGCGGGGGACCGGCGCGCGCCACCGGCTCCACGGTGAGTCCATCCCACTGGCCTTCGGCCGCCTGATCGCACGCAACCGGAGGCGCTACGGCGGCTACGTCGTGCACCTCGGCATGGTCATGCTGTTCGCGGGGTTCGCCGGGCTCGCGTTCAAGAGCGACACCGAGGCGACGCTCAAGCCGGGCGAAAGCGTCTCGGTACGCTCGCCGTACGGGCACACCTACAAGTTCACGCACCAAGGCGTGTCCCAGTACGAGGCGCTCAACCGCTTCGTCTCGGCCGCGAGCATGGACGTCTGGCGCGGCGACAAGTACGTCGGCGTGATGAAGAGCGAGAAGCGCCAGCACATGGACTCGATGGGCCGGCCCACCTTCGAACCGTCCACCGAAGTGGCGATCCGGAGCGACATCCGCGAGGACGTGTATCTGGTGTACGCGGGTTCGGTGGAGGGGACCGAGGAAGCGGTCTACCGCATCACCATCAACCCGCTCGTGTGGTGGGTCTGGTACGGCGGCATGGTGCTGGTGATCGGCGGGCTGATCACCATGTGGCCGGGCGGCGGGCCGACCGCGGCCAGCCTTCGCCGGGCCGAGCCGGCAGGATATGTCGCGCAGGTCTCGTAG